Proteins encoded by one window of Panicum virgatum strain AP13 chromosome 7N, P.virgatum_v5, whole genome shotgun sequence:
- the LOC120682128 gene encoding uncharacterized protein LOC120682128 has protein sequence MELDLPPQQVPQLTDLAAAIHRAAAAATALSTPSPSSHAAVVVAALRDAHATIGSFLSRLDAAAALSCDDQPMAEGGQEPEEDGEGEHMVGEVEEGLRDCVLQGSKRRKRPVPPSWPLGRRKSGGCEASEAAAAPVLDVEGRRRGAMNLLLQFHAWCVGGMGLQAPANHCLLPGTKVFDNVCGSFRSSQRCSQSDRQ, from the exons ATGGAGCTTGATCTCCCGCCACAACAGGTCCCGCAGCTCacagacctcgccgccgccatccaccgCGCAGCGGCTGCCGCTACCGCGCTCTCCACGCCCTCTCCGTCCTCCCACGCCGCCGTCGTGGTGGCCGCCCTCCGCGACGCCCACGCCACCATCGGCTCCTTCCTCTCCAGACTCGACGCGGCCGCCGCGTTGTCCTGCGACGATCAGCCCATGGCGGAGGGCGGCCAGGAGCCGGAGGAAGACGGGGAGGGGGAGCACATGGTCGGGGAAGTGGAGGAGGGGCTCCGGGACTGCGTCCTGCAAGGGAGCAAGAGGCGGAAGCGGCCCGTGCCGCCGTCGTGGCCCCTAGGACGCCGCAAGAGCGGCGGTTGCGAGGCCTCAGAGGCTGCCGCCGCTCCGGTGCTGGACgtcgaggggcggcggcgcggggccatGAATCTACTGCTACAGTTCCATGCTTGGTGCGTAGGAG GAATGGGTTTACAAGCGCCTGCCAATCATTGCTTGCTGCCAGGAACAAAGGTTTTCGACAATGTTTGTGGGTCATTCCGTTCTTCACAGAGATGCAGCCAATCAGACAGACAGTAG